Proteins from a single region of Lusitaniella coriacea LEGE 07157:
- a CDS encoding tetratricopeptide repeat protein, with protein sequence MAEKKPVQQILIIVSILAFVGSTGLMAAGLFRNSGNNSPQSTNETPADAATQNLLVAEEGFQKVLEREPDNLFALQNLVSARIELGKVKEAIPPLEKLVELEPENQEALQILAAAHIQTGNPNEAIPYIEKLVALNPENAQLKDQLTQVKQQIEAGTQEDKAKD encoded by the coding sequence GTGGCAGAAAAAAAACCCGTACAACAAATCCTCATTATCGTCTCAATTCTCGCCTTTGTCGGTTCCACTGGACTGATGGCGGCGGGTCTTTTTCGCAATAGTGGCAATAATTCTCCTCAATCTACTAACGAAACACCAGCGGACGCAGCGACTCAAAATCTGTTAGTTGCAGAAGAAGGATTTCAAAAAGTTCTCGAACGCGAACCCGATAATCTCTTTGCACTACAAAATTTGGTGAGTGCGCGCATCGAATTGGGGAAAGTAAAAGAAGCAATTCCTCCCCTCGAAAAGTTGGTGGAGTTAGAACCCGAAAACCAAGAAGCTTTACAAATTTTAGCCGCCGCTCATATTCAAACTGGAAATCCTAACGAAGCGATTCCCTATATTGAAAAACTGGTTGCTCTCAACCCCGAAAATGCTCAGTTGAAAGATCAACTGACTCAGGTTAAACAGCAGATTGAAGCAGGAACACAAGAAGATAAGGCAAAAGATTAA